From Flavobacterium sp. 102, a single genomic window includes:
- a CDS encoding OmpH family outer membrane protein translates to MKRLKSLLIATVLFLGTSYTINAQAKTAHVDVNEIISKMPAMLDAQKQLEKLSATYDAEYKTMAEEYQNKIKKYDQEASTVGDAVNATRQTEVQDLVKRITDYRDNAQKELQKKEADLVKPLMDKIKASITKIGKAKGYQYVLNVADLLLADGPDLTADIKKDLGF, encoded by the coding sequence ATGAAACGATTGAAATCATTACTAATAGCTACTGTATTGTTTTTAGGAACAAGTTATACCATCAATGCTCAAGCTAAAACTGCACACGTAGATGTAAATGAAATTATTTCTAAAATGCCGGCGATGTTAGATGCTCAAAAGCAATTGGAAAAATTGAGCGCCACTTATGATGCGGAATACAAAACAATGGCAGAAGAATATCAAAATAAGATAAAAAAATACGACCAAGAAGCTTCTACTGTTGGAGATGCTGTTAACGCAACTCGTCAAACTGAAGTACAAGACTTAGTAAAACGTATCACGGATTACAGAGATAACGCTCAAAAAGAATTACAAAAGAAAGAAGCGGATTTAGTTAAACCTTTAATGGATAAAATCAAAGCTTCTATCACTAAAATTGGTAAAGCTAAAGGATACCAATACGTTTTAAACGTAGCCGATTTACTTTTAGCTGACGGTCCGGATTTAACGGCTGATATCAAAAAAGATTTAGGTTTCTAA
- the murI gene encoding glutamate racemase, with product MTNNNPIGLFDSGVGGTSIWREIHDLLPNEDTIYLADSKNAPYGQKSKEEIVELSIKNTDYLLNQNAKIIVVACNTATTNAIKELRAKYDVPFIGIEPAIKPAALNSEKHVIGILATKGTLNSDLFHQTVEKYQDTKIIEQIGLGLVTLIENGEINSPEMNRLLHAYLEPMIEANIDYLVLGCSHYPYLIPQIKKILPNHIKIIDSGEAVARQTKKLLAESVGLSNNTKKGKTLFYTNANPKVLNDILNNKYEVKSKDF from the coding sequence ATGACAAATAACAATCCCATAGGCCTTTTTGATTCCGGTGTAGGCGGCACTTCTATTTGGAGAGAAATTCATGATTTGCTCCCAAACGAAGACACTATTTATCTTGCCGATAGTAAAAATGCGCCTTACGGACAAAAGTCAAAAGAAGAGATTGTCGAATTAAGTATTAAAAATACCGACTATCTTCTTAACCAAAATGCCAAAATAATAGTAGTAGCTTGTAATACGGCAACGACCAATGCCATCAAAGAATTACGAGCCAAATACGATGTTCCATTTATCGGAATTGAACCGGCAATTAAACCGGCAGCACTAAATTCTGAAAAGCATGTCATTGGTATTTTGGCCACTAAAGGCACTTTAAACAGTGATCTTTTCCATCAAACGGTTGAAAAATATCAAGACACCAAAATCATTGAACAAATTGGTCTGGGTTTAGTAACATTAATCGAAAACGGAGAAATTAATTCACCAGAAATGAACCGTCTACTTCACGCCTATCTGGAACCCATGATTGAAGCCAATATCGATTATCTGGTGCTCGGTTGCAGTCATTATCCTTACTTGATTCCGCAAATCAAAAAAATACTCCCAAATCACATTAAAATCATCGACTCGGGTGAAGCTGTCGCACGTCAAACAAAGAAATTACTGGCTGAAAGTGTTGGCTTAAGTAATAACACCAAAAAAGGAAAAACGCTTTTTTACACCAACGCCAATCCAAAGGTCTTGAATGACATTCTCAATAATAAATACGAAGTAAAAAGTAAAGATTTTTAG
- a CDS encoding gamma carbonic anhydrase family protein has protein sequence MVIKSVNGKHPQIPSDCYVAENATIVGDVVLGSSCSVWFNAVIRGDVHYIKIGNKVNIQDGAIIHCTYQKHPTEIGNNVSIGHNAIVHGCKIHDNVLIGMGSIIMDNCVVESNSIIAAGAVVTQNTVVESGTIYAGVPAKKVKDIDQSDFAGEIERISNNYVMYSSWFKES, from the coding sequence ATGGTAATAAAGTCAGTAAATGGGAAACATCCCCAAATTCCAAGCGATTGTTATGTAGCGGAAAATGCGACTATCGTAGGCGATGTTGTATTAGGCAGTTCTTGTAGCGTATGGTTTAATGCAGTTATCAGAGGCGATGTTCATTATATTAAAATAGGGAATAAGGTCAATATCCAAGATGGTGCGATTATCCACTGTACTTATCAAAAACATCCAACCGAAATAGGAAACAATGTTTCTATCGGTCATAATGCAATTGTACACGGTTGTAAAATTCACGACAATGTATTGATTGGAATGGGTTCGATAATTATGGATAATTGTGTGGTAGAAAGCAATTCGATTATTGCTGCCGGTGCTGTAGTTACTCAAAACACAGTGGTTGAATCGGGGACAATATATGCCGGTGTTCCTGCGAAAAAAGTAAAAGACATTGACCAATCGGATTTTGCCGGAGAAATTGAACGTATTTCGAATAACTATGTGATGTATTCGAGTTGGTTTAAGGAAAGTTGA